The Podospora bellae-mahoneyi strain CBS 112042 chromosome 7, whole genome shotgun sequence genomic sequence TTGCTCCTTTTCTCTCTGCAACAACTCAGCTCGACTCTCTTCTGCTGTTCATACCAAGGCCGACCCTCGACTCTCTACTGCTGCTGTTTTCATAGCGTGCTTTGCGACAGTCATATCACGCTTCTTGCTGCGGTCATCAGTGCCTGTGCCTTTGTCGCTTTTCATGGTGAGTGTTGCCTCCGAcataacccccccctcccaatcacCCTCGTCCCTCCTGGCCCTCTGTTTGGGCGCCCGGCCGCCTGCTTGATTGCCTGGGAGCCTGCATATCCAAAACTGCCCAACAGCCTTGTTCGAGTCTTTCAGGGCAGATGCATTTTCATTCTGACCAAAACCCGCAGTCTGGCAACTCCTCGCAGCGCAACGACCCATTGGATGATTCcaggctgtggtggtttcCACGAGTGCCCAGCAGACGAGAGCGGATCCCTGGTGAACGACGCCGTACGGctccaaccacaaccacaactaCGTCTGGAGAATTTCATAGAGCTATAGCGAGGTATAACCGAAACATTGAACGGGTCCGCCGGAATCTCGACGCTGTAGAAAACCGACGTTATCATCCGGAAGCCAGCATGTCCTCAGCTGATAGGGACCTGCGACGAAGATTCAATCGTGATCCGCCCACTACCAACGACCCGCCCGCAGTCCCCGGTGCTCCCtcactcccccctctccggTCTCTTGGCTCGAGAGCTCGACCTGGCATGGCGTCGGGGTCAGGCTCACGATCAAGCCGCTACCGACCCGAGCGGTTGCTCCGCGCCACCAACTTTGATTCCCGCATCAATAATACTTCTTCGCATGTCGTCTCCGATGAGCATCCCGACGCCAACTCTCACCTTCGCGCCCTCTTGGACTTGCCCAATATCGGCACCCTCATCTCACCACTGGCTCCCACGAGCATGACGCCTACATTGTACAGCCAGGACCCCGAGGACACCCGTCGCACCAAGCGGCGAAAGCTGGACAATGACAAGGTCGGTCCAAAGTTCAAGGGGTTCCATTATGGACATTATGGACAGTTGGAGCCCGGCAGGTTGACCATGGAGATTGTGAGCTGTGACGGGGGGCTCTATCAAGAATCACTACAATACCCGCCGGAAAATATCCTGAAGAATGACGATTCAGTGTACTGCACCAAAGGCAATCGGTGCAACATCATCCTGAGGCATACAGGCGGGACCGTTTTCAGCCTTACCGAGCTTGTCATCAAGGCCCCCGGATCAAGCTACTCATGCCCGTATGTCTCTATCGATCCTCTCCACATATCGCATACTTACACCAGGAACAGGGTTAGAGAAGGGATGGTGTTTGTGGCCATGAAGTCAGACGAGCTCCTCACCCGCACAGCGCAGTATCAGATCCAGTATCTCCCCCCGCAAGAAAGGACAAATAACACCCTAGTATATTCGGTCCGTCATGAGGAGGACGGTAGTTCCATCACACGCCTTCAACCACCAGTGCGGGAATTCAGCTTTGGTctggatgacgatgaggactATAGAACAGCCCAAATCCCGCCAGAGTTTGCTGTACCGCCACCCCCGTTCAACATTACGACAGAATGTACCGACGATGGTAGcggcgacgatgatgatggacgTGTACTTCCCCCGCATCTCCGGTCACGTAACAGAAGGACGCCGAACCGTATAGGGTCACTGCCATTTGAGAGCGAGAGCAGCGAAGAGGACCGAGACCCATGGGGTAACCCGTCCTCGGACTGGAGAGCTTTCGATAACTTGACTCGGCGTCGATATACCGCTCGCGGTGGCGGACGGCAGCATGAAAGTACCAGCAGGACGACGTTggaagaagcccaagaagctTCGCAAATCGCAACGCAAGAGGCGGTACGGGCAGTTGGTGGCGAGCTCATGGCACCGTTGGCACACTTCTTTATCGAAAAGGATAAGAATAAGTGCACCATTCGGTTTGATCCGCCAGTGAGCGGCCGTTTTATACTCCTCAAGATGTGGAGTCCTCCACAGGACCTGTCTGATCGGTCGAGCAATATCGATATCGAGGCAGTGGTTGCCCAAGGATTTGCCGGGCCAAGGTACTTTCCTTCAGTAGAGCTTGCCTAAAGACCGGGAGAGGGATCTCGGTGTTTGGCTCATGGAGCTGTGGGATATACTTGTAGATGCATTTTGGCGGCGAATTGGCATACAACCGGAACCTCTGGTGGACTGGAGGAAAAGCATTGGAAGGGGTGTTGACCTGCATGATCACAGCATCATGAAGTTACTTTGTTCTGCATTTGAAGTTTTCCATGTGACATGGCGAGCAGAAGCCTGTATAAGACATGAGGGTATGCAGTGAGATGAATAAACAATCATTTGGCCTTTGGGAGTGTCTAGCAACATCAAACGTACACAACCCTGTACCATTCTACATACATTTACTAAAGATTAACATCCTTAAGACTTTTGGGACCAATCAAGGCTATTTACCAGTGATTCATGATGAATTGCGGCATTGAGTCACTCGCCTTTGGGACTGGGTGGCGTATGCATTACAATCTGCCTTAGCCTTGCCAACCCCCAGCCCGTTGAGTCATCATAAGTGCAGGCGAAGCCGAGAATGGTTTGGCAGAAGGCGATGAAAAGGCAAAGTATGAAATGatttgtgatgatgagagtgaCCAGAGAAGATTAAAAAGACTATGCTGCTCTGCGTTTTCGCTCCTGCGATTAGTTTAAGCCTTGGCTGGAGAGCACAGTCTGTTTAGCTATTAGTCACCAGGCGGGACCACTATTTGGGTTGGGGCCCCACTTCCTTCTAGGTTTCTTGGCTGACCGACCAGGACCCCAGAATGATATATTTTCTTCTCGGCCGCCCTGTTTGCTTCCACCATCCAACAGAGCAATCCAAGCaaactcaccaccagccttccACCGCAGCGCCTCTTTTTATCGTATCAAGTCCGGCACTTTTTCGATACCtgaggtttttttttttaaaaaaaaaaaaagaaggaatcAGAGAAAAAGGAAGCAAACATGGCTGTCAGAGCGCAATTTGAGAACTCCAACGAGTAAGTGCTGCATGGAAATGCGATGCGCATTGCGATGCAATTTttccccaccccaccacacCTCTATCGCTATCTTCATCATGGAGGAAAACCTGCCCCGCGGCGACGACAGAGCGAGCTATAGGGGTTTTGTCTGGTCGCATTCATATGG encodes the following:
- a CDS encoding hypothetical protein (EggNog:ENOG503P0NV), which translates into the protein MSGNSSQRNDPLDDSRLWWFPRVPSRRERIPGERRRTAPTTTTTTSGEFHRAIARYNRNIERVRRNLDAVENRRYHPEASMSSADRDLRRRFNRDPPTTNDPPAVPGAPSLPPLRSLGSRARPGMASGSGSRSSRYRPERLLRATNFDSRINNTSSHVVSDEHPDANSHLRALLDLPNIGTLISPLAPTSMTPTLYSQDPEDTRRTKRRKLDNDKVGPKFKGFHYGHYGQLEPGRLTMEIVSCDGGLYQESLQYPPENILKNDDSVYCTKGNRCNIILRHTGGTVFSLTELVIKAPGSSYSCPVREGMVFVAMKSDELLTRTAQYQIQYLPPQERTNNTLVYSVRHEEDGSSITRLQPPVREFSFGLDDDEDYRTAQIPPEFAVPPPPFNITTECTDDGSGDDDDGRVLPPHLRSRNRRTPNRIGSLPFESESSEEDRDPWGNPSSDWRAFDNLTRRRYTARGGGRQHESTSRTTLEEAQEASQIATQEAVRAVGGELMAPLAHFFIEKDKNKCTIRFDPPVSGRFILLKMWSPPQDLSDRSSNIDIEAVVAQGFAGPRYFPSVELA